One Phocaeicola dorei genomic region harbors:
- a CDS encoding glycosyl hydrolase 115 family protein, whose translation MRHTIIHLLLLMIVVKANGFELKSGHTIHIACDTTEMEPVVKSALKMLVNDFQAVLSSDVCIGKEGNIIINKDTTLLDKRKEAFQLKVSDDQLYVTGSDAHGVAYGILEISRLIGVSPWEWWADVMPLKRSSFSLANGYVNLQAPSVEFRGIFINDEDWGLMPWSSLHYEPWHKPGRIGPKTNARIFELMLRLRANTYWPAMHECTQPFFLTQGNREVAEQYGIYIGGSHCEPMASSTAGEWRKRGKGEYDYVNNSKNVYEFWEQRVKEVANQPILYTIGMRGVHDGAMNGAKTIKEQKAVLQHVFADQRHLLQQYVNQDVTKVPQVFIPYKEVMDIYDAGLEVPEDVCLMWCDDNYGYIHHFPTDEERQRKGGNGVYYHISYWGRPHDYLWLGTFSPALLYQQMTTAYDSGIQKLWVLNVGDIKPAEYQIELFMDMAWDIHSVRKQGITKHLSHFLQREFGNQLGKRLLPLMKEHYRLAYIRKPEFMGNTREEEYHTNDYRIIKDMPWSEKYIDTRLAAYQKLEDEVETCFNKVIPERQDAYFQLVKYPLQASAEMNKKILYAQKARHGLESWSKSDAAFDSIASLTRIYNIGFHNNSKWHRMMDFQPRRLPVFEPVDHKAATSPIIKERKYIAKWNGADCTNGDYSPCEGLGYEEKAITIPKNKSVNYTFDAINTDSVEIEVHLLPCHPIEGKSIRIALSLDGQQIPASNYETYGRSEIWKENVLRNKAILHFTLPLSQNEKHCLQVKAIDKGVILDQLFVFPKTQ comes from the coding sequence ATGCGACATACAATCATACATCTATTATTATTAATGATAGTAGTAAAGGCCAACGGTTTTGAACTGAAAAGTGGGCACACAATTCATATAGCTTGTGATACAACAGAAATGGAACCGGTAGTAAAATCAGCACTTAAAATGCTAGTAAATGATTTCCAAGCAGTATTGTCATCGGATGTCTGTATAGGAAAAGAAGGTAATATTATTATTAATAAAGACACCACCCTGTTAGATAAACGTAAAGAAGCTTTCCAACTTAAAGTTTCGGATGACCAACTTTATGTAACGGGAAGTGATGCACATGGCGTCGCATATGGAATACTGGAAATTTCCCGGCTGATAGGCGTGTCACCTTGGGAATGGTGGGCTGATGTTATGCCTCTAAAACGATCATCCTTTTCGCTTGCAAACGGCTACGTAAATCTGCAAGCTCCTTCCGTAGAATTTCGCGGTATCTTTATCAATGATGAAGATTGGGGATTAATGCCATGGTCAAGCCTACACTACGAACCTTGGCACAAACCCGGTCGTATTGGTCCCAAGACCAATGCGCGCATTTTCGAATTAATGTTACGCTTACGTGCAAATACCTATTGGCCTGCCATGCATGAATGTACGCAACCTTTTTTCTTAACACAAGGAAATCGTGAAGTAGCTGAACAATACGGTATCTACATTGGAGGTTCACACTGCGAACCAATGGCTTCAAGCACAGCCGGTGAATGGAGAAAACGAGGAAAAGGAGAATACGATTATGTGAACAACAGCAAAAATGTTTATGAATTTTGGGAACAAAGAGTAAAGGAAGTGGCAAACCAACCCATACTTTATACTATAGGTATGCGTGGAGTACACGACGGAGCTATGAATGGTGCAAAAACGATAAAGGAACAGAAAGCCGTGTTGCAACATGTATTTGCTGACCAACGTCATTTACTACAACAATATGTTAACCAAGACGTAACAAAAGTTCCACAAGTCTTTATTCCTTATAAAGAAGTTATGGATATATATGACGCAGGACTTGAAGTTCCTGAAGATGTATGCTTGATGTGGTGCGATGACAACTATGGATATATTCATCATTTTCCTACGGATGAAGAACGTCAGCGGAAAGGAGGAAACGGTGTGTATTACCACATATCTTATTGGGGACGCCCACATGATTATCTATGGTTGGGTACTTTCTCACCCGCACTACTCTATCAACAAATGACGACCGCCTATGATAGTGGCATACAAAAATTATGGGTATTGAATGTAGGTGACATCAAGCCTGCTGAATATCAGATAGAATTATTCATGGATATGGCTTGGGACATTCACTCCGTCAGAAAACAGGGTATCACAAAGCATCTCAGCCATTTCCTACAAAGAGAATTCGGTAACCAGTTGGGCAAACGTCTTTTACCTCTGATGAAAGAACATTATCGATTAGCATATATCCGCAAGCCGGAATTCATGGGAAATACTCGTGAAGAAGAGTATCACACCAACGATTATCGTATTATAAAAGATATGCCATGGAGCGAAAAATATATTGACACACGTTTAGCGGCCTATCAAAAATTGGAAGATGAGGTAGAAACTTGCTTTAATAAAGTTATTCCGGAACGTCAAGACGCCTATTTCCAATTAGTCAAATACCCTTTGCAGGCATCAGCGGAAATGAATAAAAAAATACTTTATGCTCAAAAAGCTCGCCACGGGCTGGAATCATGGTCAAAAAGTGATGCAGCATTTGATAGTATTGCTTCACTAACACGTATCTATAATATAGGTTTCCATAATAATAGTAAATGGCATAGAATGATGGATTTTCAACCTAGGCGTTTACCAGTATTTGAACCTGTAGATCATAAAGCTGCGACTTCTCCTATAATAAAAGAACGCAAGTACATTGCCAAATGGAATGGAGCAGACTGCACAAATGGGGATTACTCCCCCTGTGAAGGCCTCGGTTATGAAGAAAAAGCCATAACCATCCCGAAAAATAAGAGTGTAAACTATACATTTGACGCAATAAATACTGATTCTGTAGAGATTGAAGTACATTTACTTCCTTGTCATCCTATTGAAGGAAAGTCAATTCGCATTGCGCTTTCACTTGACGGGCAGCAGATTCCTGCAAGTAATTACGAAACATATGGGCGAAGTGAAATATGGAAAGAAAATGTATTAAGAAACAAAGCAATCTTACATTTCACCCTCCCACTTTCCCAAAATGAGAAACATTGTCTTCAAGTAAAAGCAATAGATAAAGGAGTCATTCTTGACCAACTATTTGTTTTTCCAAAAACACAATGA